In a genomic window of Tripterygium wilfordii isolate XIE 37 chromosome 8, ASM1340144v1, whole genome shotgun sequence:
- the LOC120004519 gene encoding uncharacterized protein LOC120004519, translated as MPRQKLVASMRKKRTSRFTTPQPPPATEGSTSGAAIDYFDIATLVPEVYLSADLLNKVGVRSEPFGRLRHFCSFIATPDVSSAADVPVYPSLVRAFYRTVEATGPGLYQAILPSGMITFSAADVSASIGHPTSQPPDSGFQPPIPSAQLEDHEWMVQHFTGRRGKFVRKSALPQVMYLVDRLVHGNLWPTGHQSERREEALEILYCIWTGTWFDLGHYYIQSFLAIRRSVEDTKVKVKRLFLPRIITRLLTYLQVLPLTLQSVSLPMEAYDLSNWRISIARIRSAPAGRARYAPGVQQFAEEDEDGEEEDTAPSDADAADHDTRIKEMSDQLTRLEHTFQSHAEYVQQQFQTQGQQITDVLSMLQEMRRDKNLTYVRRKTSGGPTQ; from the coding sequence ATGCCGCGTCAAAAGCTAGTGGCATCCATGCGCAAGAAGCGCACTTCTCGGTTCACAACACCTCAGCCACCTCCTGCAACAGAGGGGTCTACTTCTGGAGCTGCCATTGATTACTTTGACATTGCTACTCTTGTGCCGGAGGTATATTTATCTGCTGATCTGTTGAACAAGGTTGGGGTAAGAAGTGAGCCTTTCGGCCGGCTCCGccacttttgttctttcattgctaccccggatgtttcttctgctgctgatgttccgGTCTATCCAAGCCTGGTGCGTGCATTCTATCGCACCGTGGAAGCAACAGGGCCTGGCCTCTACCAAGCTATATTGCCTTCCGGGATGATTActttttctgctgctgatgttagtgCCAGTATTGGACATCCTACTTCCCAGCCTCCTGATAGTGGTTTCCAGCCACCTATTCCTTCTGCCCAGCTGGAGGATCATGAGTGGATGGTCCAACATTTTACTGGTCGGCGGGGAAAATTTGTTCGGAAATCTGCTCTTCCGCAGGTTATGTATCTTGTGGACCGGCTAGTGCATGGTAACTTATGGCCAACTGGGCACCAGAgtgagaggagggaggaggcCTTGGAGATTCTTTATTGTATCTGGACTGGTACTTGGTTTGATCTTGGCCACTATTATATTCAGTCCTTTTTGGCTATCCGTAGGAGCGTGGAGGACACCAAAGTCAAGGTGAAGAGGCTCTTTCTGCCGCGGATCATCACTCGCTTGCTGACATATCTCCAGGTGCTACCTCTGACTCTGCAGTCTGTCTCTCTTCCCATGGAGGCGTATGATTTGAGCAACTGGCGTATTAGTATAGCTCGTATTCGCTCTGCCCCTGCTGGGAGAGCTCGATATGCTCCGGGTGTGCAGCAGTTTGCGGAGGAGGACGAGGATGGCGAGGAGGAGGATACCGCTCCGAGTGATGCCGATGCTGCTGATCATGATACTCGGATCAAGGAGATGAGCGACCAGCTGACTCGTCTTGAGCACACTTTCCAGTCTCATGCTGAGTATGTCCAGCAGCAGTTCCAGACTCAGGGTCAGCAGATTACTGATGTCCTATCCATGCTCCAGGAGATGCGGCGCGACAAAAATCTCACTTATGTTCGCCGCAAGACCTCTGGTGGACCCACTCAGTAG